The Bradyrhizobium sp. CCGB01 genome segment GGAAGCGCGCAAAGCCGGCGTGGTCTATTCGCTCGCCTATGGCGACCAGCCGGCACTGACGGCGGAGATGGTCGACTGGGCCCGCGCGACCGGCTTTCGCGTCGTCGCCGCCGGCAAGGGCACGAAATATCTACCGGCCTATCACGACGTGACGCCCGATGGCGTCTGGCAGCATTACGGCCTGACCGCGGGCGAAGCGCAATCGGCCGGCATGAACCCGCAGATGTTCAACTCCTTCCTCGACGGCACCAAATCGGCCATCGAGATGGCCGCGATCGCCAACGCCTGCGGGCTCGACGTGCCCGCGGGCGGCTTGCTGTTTCCGCCCTGCGGCGTCGACGACCTGCCGCACATCATGCGTCCCCGCGACAAGGGCGGCGTGCTGGAACGATCAGGCGTCGTCGAAGTCGTCTCCTCGCTCGAACGCGATGGCCGCCCGGTGTTTCGCGACCTGCGCTGGGGCGTCTATGTCGTGCTGGAGGCGCCGAACGACTATGCCGCGGACTGCTTCAAGCAGTACGGCCTCAAGACCGACGCGAGCGGACGCTTTGCAGCGATGTACAAGCCCTATCATCTGATCGGGCTCGAGCTGAACATCTCCGTGCTCTCGGCCGCGCTGCGCAATGAGCCGACCGGCCAGCCCTACGGCTTCCGCGGTGATGTGGCCGCCGTGGCCAAGCGCGATTTGCGGGCCGGCGAAATGCTGGACGGCGAAGGCGGTTACACCGTGTGGGGCAAGCTGGTGCCGGCAGCCGCGAGCCTGAAGGCGGGCGCCCTGCCGATCGGCCTCGCGCATCGCCTCAAGCTGAAGCACGACGTCGCCCATGGCGCGATCGTGCGCTGGAGCGACGTCGAGTTCGACGCCAATAACGAGACGATCAAGACGAGGAAGGCGATGGAGGCGGCGTTCGCGAAGGAGGGGTAGGTGTACCCGGACTCAGGGTTGATGACCTAACCTCACAATCATCTTCGGGTGACGTTCACTCAAGGCCTTTAACGCGAGCAAACTCTTCCGTTCGCTTTCCCGGTTGTCCGTGTAAGTCCCAGGCTCGACGTCATTCTCCCAACCCCAACGCGTGTGGGCAGTGTCGCCCGTCAGAAGCACAGGACCTGTTGGCGTGCGGGCGAGATAGGAGACATGGCCCGGAGTATGTCCCGGGGTCTGGATCGCAAACAATGAACCATCACCGAAGACGTCGATAACCCCTTCGAATTTCCTATCTGGATCTTTCGAGAACTGGAACTCCCGAAGTGGGGGCCTTCCTTCAAGGAGGCTGTCTTCCGTCCCCTGAACGACCATATGCAGGAAGCTCGAATACTCAGGCTCACCAGGGCCCGTGTAAATCGGCACGTCCTTTGGAACGTCCGGCATCCCGGAGATATGGTCGAGATGGAGATGGGTCATGAACACCCCCTTCAGAGGAACGCCTTCCGATTTGATGACGGACGACGTGTCCTGCCGGACCTGCATCCTTTGGATCTTTGCAAATTTTCTCAGCACCCATCCGACCCCTGAGCTCGCGGGATCCTCCACCAGCCGCTTTGAAACCCCAGTGTCGACCAGGAAAAATCCCTGTGTCGGATGCCGCACGACATGCGCATAGACCTTGATCGGCTCCTCGTGATCCCTAAGGCCGGCCTGGACGGCTTTCGGATCGTTCAAATTGAGCAGCCCCGAAAGATCGGCGATCCAATCCGCGCCGACGACCGTCTTGAGCTCAATCGGTCCCGGCTGATCGATCAAGGCTTCCATGGCCACCGAGCTGATCGGCTTGCCGAGATTTGCAGGCGCCGCAGGATGCGAGGTCTGTGTGCACGCGGAAAGCGCGGCGATGGTCAGAGCACCCGCGAAAACGCGACCTGAATTACGGAGCATGATTGTTTTCCTCATTTCTGCGGCCGCTTTTGCCCTGTACAGGCAGAATAGCAATCGCCTAAATTCCTATGTCGCCATCCATTAATGGATAGCGCGGCAGATGAGCTGAGGACTGACAAGTGGGATTACTATGGGACGACCTCCGGATTTTTCTCGCCGTTTGCGAGGCCGGAAGCCTGAGCGGCGCGGCACGACGCCTCAAGGTGAGCCAACCCACTTTGAGCCGGCGGATTGCAGAGATGGAGTATGAGCTCGGCGAGCCGCTTTTCGTCCGCAAGAATCAGGGCATCAGCTTGACAAAGGCCGGAACAAGACTGCTTCCCGCAGCCCAAGGTATGGCGCAGTGGGCGACGGAAGCTACTCGCTCACTCGATGCAAAGAATTCGCCGGTGAGCGGCCGCGTGCGCATCACGGCGGCACCATCGTTCGCGTTTGATTTCCTGGCGCCGATCGCGGAAAAGCTCAAGAGAAAGCATCCACAGATCACTCTCGAGGTTCTGGCCAGCACGGAGCGCTTAAATCTCTCGCGCGGCGAGGCGGACATCGCACTAAGGAGATATCCCTCCGATGACCCTGATCTGATCACAGTCGATGAAGTTGTCGTGCCGATCGGCCTGTACGCGGGCAGGGACTACGCGCGGCGGCTACCCGCGAGATACGATTTCCGCGACCTCGACTGGATCGTATGGGCAGGAGAGCGCGAAATGTTGAGCCCAAATCCGGAGCTCGCGGCCAGAATCCCGGACTTTCGACCTGCTTTCACGTCCGACGATTACAGCGTGCAGGTCGCGGCCTGCCAGGCGGGTGTCGGCGCGATGATCCTTCTGAAGACGTCCCATCGGCTCAAGCGGCCGGGTGAACTCGTGGAGCTCAAGCTTGAGCTCCCGGCTTCGCTCCGTGCAGAACTCGCGATCGTCTGCCACAAGCGCATGGCGGATCTGCCCAAGGTCAGAACCGTCCTGGACGTGCTCAGGCAAGAGTTCGCTGATCTGAGGAAAAGCCAGAGCGCGAAGAGGCCCCGAACACGGACGACAACAGTCCCATGACGTTATGCGGCAAGCGGCGGGCGATTTCTTCGCAAAGCCCCGCCGGATTCAGTCTGGCCGTGGCGCATGCTGTAATCGGCATACTGGAAGGACAGGCCGACGAAGTCGGCGAGAGCGTGCTCCGCCACGTCCGCTCAGGGTCATTGGCCGAAGTCCCAATCGGCCGACCGTGAGCCTCACCAACTACTCGGTGCCCCGAAGTGGTGGGGGTTGACCAAAGAAGCCCACAATGCGGCATATGCGACCATCGACATCGAACTCGCCGAAATCACGACCTTCGACGGTAACTTGCCCATCGGCCCCGATCATCTTCCACAAGAATTGAAATTTGCCGTGGTGATGATCGACGCCACTGGCGAAGGCGATCGTCGTGCCCGGCAAACGTTTATGGAAGTCCGCGATATGCCGGATCAGCGCTTCTCGACCCACTACGTTCGCAGTTGGGTCCTGATAAATCCCAGTCTCGCTCCAAGCAGATTGCAAGAGGCGACGGCGCTCCGCTTCGTCGACTTCCAGCCAAGCAGCTCCGTAAGCGCGAACCGTCTCGTCCACATTGGCCATGCGGTATCTCCCTCAGTCATTACATCCCGGTGGAGGTCATCGCGCAAAGAGCCAATGTGCCACTCTATCGCGTCACAAACAAACTAATTTCCTGGACGACTGAATCATCGGTCGCGTCTGCTACGGGTCAGGAGCACCCGTCAACGCAATCATCGTACAACGTCCGGTTTCACGCAGACAGCCGACATGGCGGCGGCCCTTTCGTTGTTCAGCTTAGGGCCAAGGGCGGACAAGACGACCCGAGTCGCGGCCGTAATTCGATGACCCTCGTTGCTTACATTTTTCTGAACGTCAGCTATTCTTGCTCGTCAGGGGTAAAGGAGGCAAGGGAGGGCGGAAAATTGCGCTATCTCTTTGAGGAATACACATTTGACACCAGCCGGCGCGAGTTGCGTCGGGGGATGGAGTTGGTATCTGTCGCGCCGCAAGTATTTGACTTGCTCGAATTGCTGATCTGCGCGCGCGAGCGAGTCGTTAGCAAAGACGAGCTCGTCGCTACCGTTTGGAAAGGGCGCATCGTTTCGGATGCGGCGCTGACGACCCGGCTAAATGCTGCGCGGAGCGCTGTTGGCGATACGGGCCAGAAGCAACGGCTGATTAAGACGCTGCAGCGCAAGGGCTTTCGCTTCATTGGCGCTGTGCGGGAAACACCCACCGGTGAATTGACTAGTTCAGCGACGCAAACGTCGCCGCCGCACCTTTCAATTATTGTGTTGCCTTTCGCTAATCTCAGCGGTGATCCGGAACAAGATTACTTCGTTGACGGTATTACCGAAAGCCTGACCACAGACCTGTCGCGTATCAGGCGGTCGTTCGTCATCGGTAGGCACACTGCATTCACCTACAAAGGCAAGGTTATCGATCTCAGGCAGATCGGCTTAGAGTTGAACATCCGTTATGTGGTCGAAGGATCGGTTCAGCGTAGCGGCGACCGACTACGGGTGAACGTTCAGCTCGTAAATGCCGAAAATAGCTCACATCTTTGGTCGGATCGTTTCGACAAGTCCGTTGCCGACTTGTTGGATATGCAGGACGAGATTGTATCGAGACTCGCGAATGCGCTGAACGCGCAACTCATTGAGGCTGAGGCGCAGAGGGCCGAAAACGCTCCGCATCCGGATTCAATGGATCTGTATCTTCAAGGCCGCTATTGGTGGAACAAGGGACTTACGTCTGAATATCTGCGGCTGGCTCGTCATTTTTTTGAACGTGCATTGTCGATTGATCCAGGAAATGTCGATGCGATGGTGTGGATGGCGACGGTCGACACGGTAACTGCTTGCGCCTTGTTGACCGACGCTTACCATCAACTCTTTGTTGCGGCAGAGACCACATTGCTGAAAGCGCTGTCTCTTGCGCCGAATCATTCTTGGGCTCACGTAAATTTGGGGACTGTGCTCGTCTATACGAATCGCGTGGCCGAAGGCGTGGCCGAGTGCGAGCGAGCGTTGGCGTTAGATCGCAATTTGGCTATAGCGCACGGAGTCATGGGTATCGCAAAGCTGTTCAGTGGTGGTGGCGCAGACACGGAGGGCCACATCAATCAGGCGCTACGTCTATCCCCTCACGATATCTTCGCTTTTGCCTGGATGGGCGACGTAGGCTTCTCCAAAATACAGCTCGGAGCAGAAGCTGAGGCCGTCACTTGGTTTCGTCGCGGGCTCGAAACGAATCGAAATTATGCTTTTGCACATTTTGGACTGGCTGCCGCGCTCGCGCTTCTTGGCAATTTGCCCGAGGCGCAAGCTGCCGCGAAAGCTGGACTTGCACTTGATCCCACGTTCTCTATTCGTCGTTTTAAGAATTTTTCGGTAAGCGATAATCCGGTGTTCCTGGCTGGCGCCAAGCGCACCATAAAAGGGCTGTATATAGCCGGCGTGCCGAAGGAGTGATGTCGCAGTTGGGTCAGAAGGCGAAATCCCGGTGCCTGTGGCGCGGTCCCGTGTTGCCTCGGAAAGCAGACATCGATTCTATTGAGAACCCGGCGCACTTCTCCTGCAAGCGGAGGGGAAGCGCCTTGCCTTCGCAGCAACGATCTAGGGCAGCAGCCGCTCGTCCTTCGCCTGCCGAAACCACTTCCGGAACATGTCCTCGGTGTCCATCATCTCGGTGAAGCCGGCGCGGTTGATCTTGACGGTCGAGACGATCGAGGGCGGACCGGATTCAGTCTGGCCGTAGCGCATGCTGTAATCGGCGTACTGGAAGGACAGACCGACGAAGTCGGCGAGAGCGGGCGAGACGAGGTTATGCTCGCGCCTGAGTGCGTCCCACGGGCCGACCCAGTTCGAAGATTCCTTCGCCAGCGATAGCGGGACCGGTTTTCCGGGCTTCATCTCCAGCGCGTCCGCGACCGCAGGCCAGATGTTTTCCCAGGTGAAGACGTCGCCGTTGGTGACGTTGAAAGCTTCGTTCTGTGCGGCCTTGGCCTCGCCCGACCAGGCGATCGCGCGGGCGAGGAGATCGACGTCGACGGCCTGCGCCACCCGCGCGGCGCCGCCGGGAAAGTCGAGCGGCCTGCCCTGCTCGCGCAGCATCGCGGCGTAGACGCCGAGCGGCGGGATCAGGTCCATGGCGCCGCCCATGGCAAGGCCGACGATCAGGACCGGACGCAAGATGCTCCAGTGCCAGCCCTTGCCGGCCTGAAGCTCGCGCAGGAAGTTTTCCTGCGCCCAGTAGAAATTGGGCTGCTCGTACATCTCCGAGCGGCCTTCGCGGGCCGGCACGGTCAGCGGGCGGACGTGCACGCCGTAGGCCTTGGTGCCCTGCAACAGAGCGACATGCTCGAGATCCGGCGAGACCGGCTCGAGCGCGCCCATCAGATTGCGCAGCATCAGGTCGTTGGTCCTGATCTGCTGCGGGTCGCGCCAGCCGTCGACGAGTTGCGGCGCCTCGTAGAGCGCAGCGTAGATCAGATGGGTAGCGCCCTTGAGCTCGGCCGCGGCGCGGCGGCAATCGGCTTCGCTGGTGAGGTCGATCGGCACGTGGCGGGCGCCGTAGAGGTTGCGCGGCTTGCGGCGGGACAGTGCGACGATCTCGCACGGGTCCGATGTGCCGAAGTGTCGCAACGCGGCGTTGCCGACGAGACCGGTCGCGCCGGCGACCACGACCTTCTTGCCCGTCATGCGCGAGCCTCCGTTGTTGTTTGTTGTTCTTTGCCTGGAAAACTAGCAGGTCGCCGATGGTCCCGACTTGCGTCTGGCCGGTATTCGCAGCTGCGAGGGCGGCATGAGGCTTGATTATCGCAAGGCGACCGGTCATCCTTGCTGACGGAACCGCAATGATCGGAATTCCAGCAAAAAGAGCCCATCAGGGCCATTCGGAAACGCTCAAACAATCTCAACAAGAGAACGTCGATCCTCGACAAAGACAAGACGACAGCAAGATCGTTCCCTGCTCGACGCATCGACGCAATGGAAGGGATACGCATGAAACGTCGTGATTTTCTGAAGGTGACGGGCGCCAGCCTGGCGGCGAGCACTGCCGTCGCTGCACCCGCGATCGCGCAGTCGTCGCCCGAGGTCAGGTGGCGCTACGCCACCAGCTGGCCGAAGGCGCTCGATACGCTCTATGGCGGCTGCGAATATTTCTGCAAACAGGTCGCCGACATCACCGACAACAAATTCCAGATTCAGCCATTTGCAGCAGGCGAGATCGTTCCGGGATTGCAGGTGCTCGACGCCGTGTCGAACGGCACCGTCGAGATCGGCAACACCGCGCTCTACTATTATTGGGGCAAGAATCCCGCCTTCACCTTTGCGACGGCGCTCCCGTTCGGACTGAACACGCGCCAGCAGATTTCCTGGCTGCTGTGGGGCGGCGGGCAGGACCTCGTCAACGATCTCCTGAAGGAGCACAACGTCTACGGCATCCCGACCGGCTCCACCGGCGCGCAGATGGGCGGCTGGTTCAGGAAGGAGATCAAGACGGTCGACGACCTCAAGGGCCTGAAGATGCGCATCGGCGGCTTCGCCGGCACGATCCTCGCCAAGCTCGGCTGCGTGCCGCAGCAGCTCGCCGGCGGCGACATCTATCCTGCGCTGGAGAAGGGCACCATCGACGCGGCCGAGTGGGTCGGCCCCTATGACGACGAGAAGCTCGGCTTCGCCAAGGTCGCGAAGTACTATTACTATCCC includes the following:
- a CDS encoding LysR family transcriptional regulator, giving the protein MGLLWDDLRIFLAVCEAGSLSGAARRLKVSQPTLSRRIAEMEYELGEPLFVRKNQGISLTKAGTRLLPAAQGMAQWATEATRSLDAKNSPVSGRVRITAAPSFAFDFLAPIAEKLKRKHPQITLEVLASTERLNLSRGEADIALRRYPSDDPDLITVDEVVVPIGLYAGRDYARRLPARYDFRDLDWIVWAGEREMLSPNPELAARIPDFRPAFTSDDYSVQVAACQAGVGAMILLKTSHRLKRPGELVELKLELPASLRAELAIVCHKRMADLPKVRTVLDVLRQEFADLRKSQSAKRPRTRTTTVP
- a CDS encoding winged helix-turn-helix domain-containing protein, yielding MRYLFEEYTFDTSRRELRRGMELVSVAPQVFDLLELLICARERVVSKDELVATVWKGRIVSDAALTTRLNAARSAVGDTGQKQRLIKTLQRKGFRFIGAVRETPTGELTSSATQTSPPHLSIIVLPFANLSGDPEQDYFVDGITESLTTDLSRIRRSFVIGRHTAFTYKGKVIDLRQIGLELNIRYVVEGSVQRSGDRLRVNVQLVNAENSSHLWSDRFDKSVADLLDMQDEIVSRLANALNAQLIEAEAQRAENAPHPDSMDLYLQGRYWWNKGLTSEYLRLARHFFERALSIDPGNVDAMVWMATVDTVTACALLTDAYHQLFVAAETTLLKALSLAPNHSWAHVNLGTVLVYTNRVAEGVAECERALALDRNLAIAHGVMGIAKLFSGGGADTEGHINQALRLSPHDIFAFAWMGDVGFSKIQLGAEAEAVTWFRRGLETNRNYAFAHFGLAAALALLGNLPEAQAAAKAGLALDPTFSIRRFKNFSVSDNPVFLAGAKRTIKGLYIAGVPKE
- a CDS encoding nuclear transport factor 2 family protein, whose translation is MANVDETVRAYGAAWLEVDEAERRRLLQSAWSETGIYQDPTANVVGREALIRHIADFHKRLPGTTIAFASGVDHHHGKFQFLWKMIGADGQVTVEGRDFGEFDVDGRICRIVGFFGQPPPLRGTE
- a CDS encoding MBL fold metallo-hydrolase, translating into MLRNSGRVFAGALTIAALSACTQTSHPAAPANLGKPISSVAMEALIDQPGPIELKTVVGADWIADLSGLLNLNDPKAVQAGLRDHEEPIKVYAHVVRHPTQGFFLVDTGVSKRLVEDPASSGVGWVLRKFAKIQRMQVRQDTSSVIKSEGVPLKGVFMTHLHLDHISGMPDVPKDVPIYTGPGEPEYSSFLHMVVQGTEDSLLEGRPPLREFQFSKDPDRKFEGVIDVFGDGSLFAIQTPGHTPGHVSYLARTPTGPVLLTGDTAHTRWGWENDVEPGTYTDNRESERKSLLALKALSERHPKMIVRLGHQP
- a CDS encoding TRAP transporter substrate-binding protein; translation: MKRRDFLKVTGASLAASTAVAAPAIAQSSPEVRWRYATSWPKALDTLYGGCEYFCKQVADITDNKFQIQPFAAGEIVPGLQVLDAVSNGTVEIGNTALYYYWGKNPAFTFATALPFGLNTRQQISWLLWGGGQDLVNDLLKEHNVYGIPTGSTGAQMGGWFRKEIKTVDDLKGLKMRIGGFAGTILAKLGCVPQQLAGGDIYPALEKGTIDAAEWVGPYDDEKLGFAKVAKYYYYPGWWEGTSQGHNIMNIEKWNALPKHYQAAIDAASRDTFTWITGKYDAVNAPALKRLIVNGAILKGFPQEVLEACYNAANEIYADLSKTNPHFGKMYASMMAFRNDSLPWTQVAELSYDGFMARMRTKT
- a CDS encoding SDR family oxidoreductase produces the protein MTGKKVVVAGATGLVGNAALRHFGTSDPCEIVALSRRKPRNLYGARHVPIDLTSEADCRRAAAELKGATHLIYAALYEAPQLVDGWRDPQQIRTNDLMLRNLMGALEPVSPDLEHVALLQGTKAYGVHVRPLTVPAREGRSEMYEQPNFYWAQENFLRELQAGKGWHWSILRPVLIVGLAMGGAMDLIPPLGVYAAMLREQGRPLDFPGGAARVAQAVDVDLLARAIAWSGEAKAAQNEAFNVTNGDVFTWENIWPAVADALEMKPGKPVPLSLAKESSNWVGPWDALRREHNLVSPALADFVGLSFQYADYSMRYGQTESGPPSIVSTVKINRAGFTEMMDTEDMFRKWFRQAKDERLLP
- a CDS encoding NAD(P)H-dependent oxidoreductase, with product MNLLRLLQARASAGKPVRVALIGAGKFGSMFLAQVPHTPGLEVPIIVDIDRDRAREACRTVGWDAERIAATVFTDDGARAIAGGAMDVVVEATGNPAVGIRHARAAIAAGKHIVMVNVEADVLAGPLLAEEARKAGVVYSLAYGDQPALTAEMVDWARATGFRVVAAGKGTKYLPAYHDVTPDGVWQHYGLTAGEAQSAGMNPQMFNSFLDGTKSAIEMAAIANACGLDVPAGGLLFPPCGVDDLPHIMRPRDKGGVLERSGVVEVVSSLERDGRPVFRDLRWGVYVVLEAPNDYAADCFKQYGLKTDASGRFAAMYKPYHLIGLELNISVLSAALRNEPTGQPYGFRGDVAAVAKRDLRAGEMLDGEGGYTVWGKLVPAAASLKAGALPIGLAHRLKLKHDVAHGAIVRWSDVEFDANNETIKTRKAMEAAFAKEG